A stretch of the Musa acuminata AAA Group cultivar baxijiao chromosome BXJ2-7, Cavendish_Baxijiao_AAA, whole genome shotgun sequence genome encodes the following:
- the LOC103990697 gene encoding P-loop NTPase domain-containing protein LPA1, producing the protein MVVAESPKLIYIVVVNEGEDGRGGGSFRYTRPVLQSTLQLIGCKPRHAYKISRRAYEIVQSKCSADGSRPDAAGTSVSGLWDGSIQAEPLNLREANLQSSKGNVETRSSIPFELYKRQTTAFVTRDTFLNLVCDALSEYKYVGPNQRTDLVLACRIRERKESVTILLCGTSGCGKSTLSALLGSRLGITTVISTDSIRHMMRSFVDEKQNPLLWASTYHAGECLDPVAVAQAKAKRKAKKLAAPPHSLPKQELDGPSNQQHDDQLLDTSGEAEKIGKKQMAIEGYKAQSEMVIDSLDRLIFSWEDRKESAVVEGVHLSLNFVMGLMKKHPSVVPFMIYIANEDKHVERFAVRAKYMTLDPARNKYVKYIRNIRTIQEYLSNRANKHLVPKINNTNVDRSVALIHATVFSCLRRRLVGEELYDSTTNTVPIINEEYRKQCTANSMGSKGMFKLIQRQGSSRHLMALFNTDGSVAKAWPVESADGKIMSGNVGKNCLTIYGPLQVGKAEEVNLQFGTFGISAWPSDAGGTSHTGSIDDSKADCIDTGSRYFSSRCSSPRLSEGPAKEHKDDISVPDSEEEAEEESNDDQSDVDKNDIAEELEGSVDEGSTKSDEEFEDLAMQDSQENGYWTDDDEPTNIKKLTSEKKLTRDMSGKIVRGDLTEKKSQNLRSTHKIYTRASDPSCYHSLLAENLRSLSLKTKKHLPTNSLQSYRRSRSIPASAESGL; encoded by the exons ATAAGTCGAAGGGCATATGAAATTGTTCAAAGCAAATGCTCAGCTGATGGTTCACGTCCTGATGCTGCTGGGACGTCAGTATCAGGTTTGTGGGACGGAAGTATCCAAGCTGAACCCTTGAACCTTAGGGAGGCGAACCTTCAGTCATCTAAAGGAAATGTAGAGACTAGAAGCTCAATCCCATTTGAACTGTACAAGAGGCAAACAACTGCTTTCGTTACAAGAGACACTTTCCTGAATCTTGTTTGTGATGCACTCTCCGAATACAAGTATGTTGGACCAAATCAAAGAACAGACTTGGTTTTGGCATGCAG AATCCGGGAAAGAAAGGAATCAGTCACAATTCTTTTATGTGGTACAAGTGGGTGTGGCAAGTCGACTCTTTCAGCCTTGCTG GGAAGCAGACTGGGCATCACTACTGTGATTTCGACTGATTCAATACGCCATATGATGAGGAGCTTTGTTGATGAAAAACAAAATCCTCTCCTTTGGGCTTCAACCTATCATGCTGGAGAATGCTTAGATCCTGTGGCAGTTGCACAAGCAAAggccaaaagaaaagcaaaaaagctGGCTGCTCCTCCTCACTCATTGCCTAAGCAAGAACTTGATGGTCCTTCAAATCAACAGCATGATGACCAACTCTTAGACACATCTGGTGAGGCTGAGAAAATTGGTAAAAAGCAAATGGCTATTGAGGGGTATAAAGCACAGAGTGAAATGGTCATTGATAGCCTTGATCGGCTCATTTTTTCATGGGAAGACAGGAAAGAATCTGCTGTAGTTGAGGGTGTTCATTTGAGCCTTAATTTTGTG ATGGGCTTAATGAAGAAACATCCGTCTGTTGTACCATTCATGATCTATATCGCAAATGAGGACAAGCACGTTGAAAGGTTTGCTGTACGTGCAAAATACATGACTTTGGATCCTGCAAGGAATAAATATGTAAAGTACATTAGAAATATCAGAACGATTCAAGAATATCTCAGCAACCGTGCCAACAAACATTTAGTGCCCAAAATAAATAATACAAATGTTGACCGGAGTGTGGCACTAATTCATGCGACAGTCTTCAGCTGCCTACGCAGGCGATTGGTGGGAGAGGAGCTGTATGACTCTACGACAAACACAGTGCCTATAATAAATGAAGAATACAGGAAACAATGCACTGCCAACTCAATGGGCTCTAAGGGAATGTTTAAGTTGATTCAGAGACAGGGGTCCTCGAGACATCTAATGGCTCTATTTAACACTGATGGTTCTGTTGCCAAGGCTTGGCCTGTGGAATCTGCCGATGGTAAAATCATGTCTGGAAATGTAGGAAAGAACTGTTTAACCATATATGGTCCCTTACAGGTAGGGAAGGCAGAGGAAGTGAATCTCCAGTTTGGTACTTTTGGGATCAGTGCTTGGCCTAGTGATGCCGGTGGCACCAGTCACACTGGAAGCATTGATGATTCCAAGGCTGACTGCATTGACACTGGTAGCAGATATTTCTCTTCTCGTTGTAGCTCTCCGAGGTTATCAGAAGGACCTGCGAAAGAG CACAAGGATGACATATCGGTGCCCGACAGTGAAGAGGAAGCTGAGGAGGAAAGTAATGATGATCAAAGTGATGTCGACAAGAATGACATTGCTGAAGAG CTTGAAGGCTCTGTTGACGAGGGTTCAACCAAGTCCGATGAAGAGTTCGAGGACTTGGCCATGCAAGACAGCCAGGAAAATGGTTATTGGACAGACGATGATGAACCAACTAACATCAAGAAACTAACAAGTGAGAAGAAACTAACGAGAGATATGTCGGGCAAGATTGTAAGGGGTGATCTGACAGAAAAGAAGTCGCAAAATCTCCGTAGTACCCACAAAATATACACCCGTGCATCTGACCCCTCATGCTATCATTCTTTGCTTGCTGAGAACCTGAGAAGCTTGAGCTTGAAGACAAAGAAGCATCTTCCTACCAACTCTTTGCAATCTTATCGGCGCTCCCGAAGCATTCCTGCTTCTGCCGAATCTGGTTTGTGA
- the LOC135616653 gene encoding serine/arginine-rich splicing factor SR45a-like — translation MVDSPRRRYTRSPSPYKGRPKSRSQSRGLSRSRSRSPRPRIRTRSRSRSRGRNEAVNPGNTLYVTGLSSRVTERELEDHFSREGKVVGCHLVVEPRTRVSRGFAFVTMDAAEDADRCIKYLNQSILEGRYITVEKSRRGRARTPTPGKYLGVISTRDSHRSDRGRYHGGYGRDDYGGGYPRSPRRSPYRGGHDYSGYYDSRSRRERSRSPYYDRSPERAAAGYGRRANGYAR, via the exons ATg gtgGATTCTCCACGCAGGAG GTACACTCGGTCCCCATCTCCATACAAGGGCCGCCCTAAATCAAGATCTCAATCTAGGGGTTTATCCCGGTCCAGATCTCGGTCCCCTCGGCCCAGAATCCGAACAAGGTCGCGATCCAGAAGTCGCGGCAG GAATGAAGCAGTCAATCCTGGAAATACTCTTTATGTAACAGGCTTATCATCCAGGGTTACAGAAAGGGAGTTGGAGGATCACTTCTCTAGGGAGGGAAAG GTTGTTGGATGTCACCTGGTTGTCGAACCTCGGACACGTGTCTCCCGTGGTTTTGCATTTGTGACCATGGACGCCGCCGAAGATGCAGACCGTTGTATCAAATATCTCAATCAGTCAATTCTAGAAGGACGGTACATAACAGTGGAGAAG TCAAGGAGGGGACGCGCACGAACTCCTACTCCTGGAAAGTACCTTGGTGTGATTAGCACACGAGata GTCACCGAAGTGATCGTGGAAGATACCACGGAGGCTACGGCCGTGATGACTATGGTGGTGGTTATCCTAGATCTCCAAGAAGGTCACCTTATCGTGGTGGCCATGATTATTCAGGGTACTATGATAGTAGGTCTAGAAGAGAGCGATCCAGGTCACCTTACTATGACAGAAGCCCAGAGAGAGCAGCAGCAGGCTATGGGCGTCGTGCAAATGGCTATGCTAGGTAG